The Metopolophium dirhodum isolate CAU chromosome 4, ASM1992520v1, whole genome shotgun sequence DNA window tttaattaaaattcatagacataatttaattttgaacaataattgaatgtttatttACAATGGATAATGTTCCTATACAATTCATGCTTAAAGAAAACAGTAATGCAAAGTTCACAATAGAATTCTAAGCTGTTCGTCTTTTGGTACTTTATTAAGCAATAAGCGACCATCATAACTTAAAGAAGCTAATATCCATGAATCTGCAGAGGACCATTCAACACAATACACAGAATCTTCGTGTTGATCACACGTGGCTACTATTTTATCTTCAATTgaagattttgtttttatgtcttCGTTTTCAACAGCTGATGAAGAAATTCCAGTTAAACATGTAATAAGGACTTGACCGTCACTTGAAGCTGTTCCAATTAATTCGTCGTGAACTGGGTTATATCTAAAACaatcaaataacaaaacaaaatattatgatggttgTTTAagttaaacacaaaaataaagtaaataaataaatctaaaaattgttAGTTGCATTTaggttttcaaattaaaagtttaacttGAAATACCatgtttttttactttcacTAATTGATCATTATGTTCAAAATTAACTGTAATtttcactatttattttatatgaaattgtCTAAGTTAGGTTTcataaaacctaaaatatatagtttaatatgcattataaataaattattgttataaaatatatttagtatttcataaaattaaaatattctgatacggaagaaaaataaaaagtctCCAAAGTTACGTTTTAATGGccttttaatgataaaatatgaaatactatataattacaaagcagtataaaaatagtaaacatttcaagaaaaatatattttcactaaatagtaattaatgtagtgtatttcattataatatgattgtgttTTATTACCTAAGAGACCAAATCCAATGAGAATGGTCAGCACGGGATATCAGAGGTTGTCTGGGATTACGTATAtcccagaacttagaatatccATCATCACCACATGTTGCCATATAGTATTGACGATTtggattaaaatcaaaatctctgaaattatttcaatattattatcataagaaCACATTACATTCAAACATTTGAGATCAGAAAACAactatatatttacaacatgtacaatatattttttactataactaaaaaataatcttttttttgtttaacattaaactattaaaaagtacaaatataAGTAATGTGTCTTGTACATATGGTAAagaaattttttagttttattaatttgcgcttaaaatgtattatttgaaaatatcataattcttaagaggacgtgatacccgcatgtgttttctctgtcttacaagtgtgtaacatagcaaattataTGCTCAACAGAACACGTGCAgctctattaattaaaaaactagagttaattgacctcttataaaatttaaaggtaagattattatctaggcaatattatatgctttttattatattttaattttaaagcgagttgaattatgagtaggtattttaagatatacaaacagtttacaattttaaaatactaattacttgctttaaaattaaaatataattaaagcaGAGTATGATATTGCTtggataatattcttacctttaaattttgtatgaggtcaattcactccaatttttaagctaacagagctacacgtgttctgctgagcatataatttgctatgttacgcacttgtaagatcGAGACAACACAGGCGAGCATCACATCCTCTTACGCCATGTCCTAGCTGATTCGCATGCAAGCGGGCAAGAACAAAATAGCTTGTATTTCGGCGCAAGCGAACAACGAATTGCGTGCAGAACAGCACGGTAAATGTATAAATCGCACACACTAGCTAAGACATTTGTTAAGTTAGTTcatcaaacatttattatacctaataatttgaGTATGAACTCCATCTAGACTCCATGCGATTTTTGTCtcaaagtaaaatacaaaatgtcatACCTTTACCATCCAACACTGcagtacatacaatttttacacCACTTTCACCCACATCCcacatcactatattattatcgataacAGAACACATGTATGCGTCATTTGTAGGATGAAACGTGGTCAcctaaattaaatgaaatttaaaatattaaaatcgaaaaaaaaaactgtaataaataCCTTAACATCAGTACCATACTTCTCTGAAGGAAAAGTGATGACATTTTCTAAATGACCATCATTCTTTGGCAGTCGCCATAAAGCTGTACATTTCTCACAATCTCGTTCTATACTAGCATAACAAGTAGATATCAAGCATTTGTCTGTTGGAGAAGACGCTAATGACCATATTTCACCACAGCTATGCtcatatatctaaaatataattattatgcatggtaataacattaatcatcAATTTGATCTTATTTTACACtatttattggtaaaaaaaaaatggtgacaatattttatcaatacacACTTGAGGACAAAGTGTATTGGTCTCTTCTTGTAGTTAAACAAGGTGTACTTGATTATTAGACGTGATCAACGACTGAGTTCCGATTAAAAAACAGTCTTGATCGTTTTCAGCGTACAAAGAACACAACGATCTGGCCTAAAACGTAAACAggcttaatataaaattactcacATCCCAACAACATATaactatgttttttattattatccaaGTACCTGAAATTCAACTCCATAAATTAGAGGATTGTTGGACATGATGTTATTCGACATTACTTTctagtatttgattttaaatctttgaagttaaaatgtcaataagtGTCATCTAACATCTACGTAAACATCTTACAATCAACCAAAGTAGGAATTGAATATTGAGTATTAACTTGaatttgaactattagtactatttgatatttctaCCAGTATTCTTTAAGCCCATgacaaaataaactttaaactattatttctgcttcttattaataattaataggtattggcatatttattatttactccaCACCACGGTCTACCTAAaggctaaaatattataatatagtccatGGTCGATGGTCCGTGCTCTACGCTAATTTTTAATCTGATATTATGTTATCTGTGTAGAATACTCATAGATCAGCAGGCCTGATAatatcatagaacaataataataacaatgataatatgtatcgACTGATAAGAAAATTATCACAGATTACATGAAACATGTTGTGCATCCCATAGACTGTAACTTGCAAGTTGCAACCATCCGGCATTCCGAATagggaaacaaataaaaaataaaaatcagtacTCCGAGATCCgtggtaaaaactaaaagcgCCGTACGAATCCGAAACTTTTTTTGTCtcaattttcaacatattattttaaaaatctttaaaaatggCGACGGCGTCGGTGTCTGTAGAATTTCAAAACCTCACATTGTCCGAGTGCTTCGACCAAGGCCTGTCGTCTTACGAGAGTATTTGCGAGTCTACAGAGCCGGCCAAGGAATCTGGGACGCAGGTTTGTGTGATCGTATTAATGTTTTTCTGATGACTTTACCCTCTGTTTTCAGTACAGGATAATAAAATGCATGAAAATATTGGAGCACACTACACAACTCGTATCCGCGGCGGGCATGTTCAGCAACAACGAGACCATCGAAGAGATACCAACGGCTGATGTCAAATACATGTTATTGCCATTCATGTTGGGGTCTCTGGCCCTAAAACTCACAAACAATGGCAACAGATTGGACGTCGTCAAAACAGCGGAAGTATATTTCAGAGATTATCTACAGAGGTATGTATCGAAAGTGTGCTTGgtcattttaatgttttagaGTTTAAACACGTCAACGgactaaattattcattttgggGTGTTGTAGGTGTAAAGATTATGGCTTGGCCGACCATACAATACCACCTGTGTACACAGACTCTGAAGAAACCACTACTCAGGCCACTATGGACTTTTCTCTCATGGCTCGTAGGCGTGCCGAAAAAATTAAGAACTACAAGGAACAAAAATTAATGGAATCTCAATTACAGCTATTGAAGGAACAGAATGAACGTGAGTCTGAAGATGACGAAATGAGAAGAAAGTATATAGTCTCTTTACTGAAATACAATATTGGCAAAGCTTTGGAAGAATTAGATTCGCTTCAAGCCGAAATGAGAATTTTACACTATAAATTGAAACATGAGAATAAAGACAACCCTGAAAATGCAAAATCTCAAAAGCTCAAACCTAAACCTTTAACGCCTATTATTATCACGAAAAATGAGTTGCAAAAACAAGTATTTGGTGCTGGCTATCCGAGCTTGCCAACAATGACAGTCGAAGAATTCTGTCAACAACGTATCAATGACGgaatgtaagtataaaataaatatgtttgaagttttaaatttcttattatattattttttcttgtgttAGATGGCATTTACCTACTGCTGATAATACCAAGTGTTTACAACAACCATCTGAAGCCTCAGAACCAGAACAAGAAGATAAAGAAGACAAAATCAATGAAGAACAAAAAGAAAACGAAAGACAACGACTAAATGCTCGTGACGAGTACAAAGATGACCATCGCCGAGGATGGGGTAATAGGCATAATAGAAGTTAAAGGGCCAGATAAGAgtcgttaatattataaacatattatatatacaaaatgtgTCTGTTTTGTATGAACTATATTACAAAATTGATGTATAATTCTTtacaaatactattaatatatttttttaaatagctatattAAATCCAAATAAATTTTGGTTATCCAAAAGTTGTATCATTgtttgtaaatatgtaatttctTCATTAGGCAATTATATTTAAGACCTAAACATACATTGTATATAgctttaaaatagtaaattatttgttaaggtattggaaaaaaattatttactaacatAAGTCATAATTTGGGAAATTCAGAGACTGATCTTTAAACTTACCAGTCGCGATAgtagaaaaacataatttaacataatatgttatgttacatttgttaataaaaatgtatataacacaAAACTTAGCTgctttttttaagatattttatatttataatgaaatttttCTTCTGGTTATAGTTGGTATTGAATTGTCATCAAATTTTATGTGATATTTGAAACAGCTTCATAGATGCAGACATGGTATAGGTGCATTGCCTAATTGTAAATTGATAATCCAACAGATTATTAGCTGCAGTggtgtaattagtaattaattactGGGGGGTTTGGGTGTCATATCATCCcaactcaacttttttttttaaaactggttAACCATGTTTaagtatacacattattatttataggtacaattttggCCATATTACGCAAATTCTCATATATTCAATGCCCACATTACGAGAAATCCACTGTATTAGGtgcattataggtattttatagaaataatacctAAAAACTTGACTCCACTAGTCCACTATGGCACCATATGCTAGCTGTAcataaataagataatattacttagtagtaaacactttttttttacaatcactattacacaaatatattgaaatatggcATAACAATGCAGTTTAGCTCCCAACtgaattttagaaattttttctgaaaactttcttagagttaaaaataatgatgcCATCAAAATTTGTCAGCCGGGCtcagtttaaaagttataacttatatcattttgaagttaaaatttttgaGTATATTACCCCTACATATGCAGATTGTTCCACAaatctacataaaaaaaaaaaaattaaattttataactttattaaatagtatgtaattatttattttgatatttgtatgcatttatgcatgtacatagtacatacattatatagatCACAATGATTGTACTGAGATGtgcttattatatataccaacaTTTTTTGGAAGGGGGAGATAAGTTTACCAATAATCCTCTTAAACACAAACGTGATCAAATTACGTCACTCATTGGCTGCAACAAAAATATTcatgaaatacatattttttatttgaagaaataaaattttaaaattttaaattaaaaaaataaaattttaaattaaaatatgcaccacattaaaatttggttttgtGTAACGCTACATTACCTTCCatgtttattactataatattatcatccaataatttctataaataagaTACTTTTAATTTACAAGGTAGACaggtaatttagtttttaatagttaataagtaGTAACTCGATAACAATAAATTCTCATGGTAAAACCACAgactatatgaaaatataatatttcatttagtCTGtagaaatactataaaatattataatgagggAAGGTGAAGCAACTTTACAACATTAGAATTTACTACTATAACCAGTATTTCTAAATAAGCATCTCTTCAAAATAAgctatacattttctattttacatttttagattctgagcgtgccaatgaatgtattgatttaaaatgatatgtgttttttatttttatgtctgtcaCAATAAGTAGTAGATATACTAATTCAATTCTCAACTTCGGTATCTTTTTCGGtggtgaatctagttggtgcattgaggtcaaaatttaaaattatcagtagttttcaaaaccacctggacaaacaaaaaaaaaataaggaaaaccgGGAGTTTCTATACAAATCAATTTTGAtgtaactcttaaaaaaattactgtaaataggtacattttatataggACAATTTGACTCATATTGAGCTATTTAGAGATatgaaattttgattaaaattttttttttttattcaatttgttacaaaaaaagaataataagaacaattgatggtttataagttaaaataaataaaaataaaaaggcagATTAGACAGACTGTGAAGGCCTCCCAGCGGAGGTACTACGATGATTATAATTAGTGAAAGTACATGTTTGTTCATcgaatgattatatttatcgtGTCTACAAATCGGCTGGAAGCGTGTTCAATAACGAGTTTGATGCCTCTTATAAATTTGCTCCTGATATTGATTACTTCTTTTCTTTATTAGTCACAAATCACAATTCatgaaatatacttaattagtaattaccaatacataatatttgactTTTATAATCTATCTGGTATAAATTCtagcttataaatattaagaattttaatgttatacaaGATGAAGACTACAATAGGCTGGCAATACTAGGAGGAACCAAAATCCGCTGCTACGTGCAGTGATAGAACAGAATCCTGTAGGGAAAAAGACCGTTGGAAAGACGAAATAAGCGGTAGGAAGATGTCATAAAATAGGATGTAGAACAGATGGTAAGTTATTCCAATTGGGGAAATGTAGCACTGGACAAAGAAAATGGAAGCTTGTTAGTGAGACGGGATGGTCTAAAGGTCCAATAAAcccaaaaagaaaaaagaagaaatgttatacatatgtcatatatattaatttattgtaacaacTTATCTAATACCTGTACTATTGGGAATctgcatatttttattcatttgaataaacaactattattattactattattgttaagaAAAGACATGAGGAAATGGAAAAAAGACACACGAagaatgtaaatatttacataacggATCAAAAACCACAACTTTCACATTCacaatttattagattatatattataagtcaaATGGACAATTTTTTAAAGACTTGATGAACCCTCAAGTTTTTCTTCCAGTTCATTTCTCATCTCTAAAAatgaaatcattaaattttgcAGCCTTGATCTCTCATTTTGAATAGCTTGTAATAACTTTAAAtctttttctatattttctcGTTCATTCTCAATTTGGTTTAACGCATTTTGTGTCATACTACTTTTATGGTGTGTTTGTCTGTTGTTCCAATTGACTTGTTCAAAATCAAACACATATCTGTTATCCGTTATGGCATGAGTTCTTTTGTTTTGTACTTCATCTTCAATTTCCtgcattttaattatacatgcaatttttttaatttaacagattaatttttgaaaactttttgaCATCAATGAAAATAcctgaaacaaaattaaaatagcccGTACACCTGaattaatgtaaattacaaaaaaaaaattaaatatttgatactatttatgaactaaattatcttctaattaataatagaataaattaacttcaattatcaaaattaccaaaatatttatcatattttggtttatgattaattatattgttaatttatttaatttagtatggGAATATGATGAGTTGATTGCCAAAGTAATAAGAGATTTAGAGATAACTGTTTAATATA harbors:
- the LOC132943473 gene encoding immunoglobulin-binding protein 1b-like isoform X1, with the protein product MATASVSVEFQNLTLSECFDQGLSSYESICESTEPAKESGTQYRIIKCMKILEHTTQLVSAAGMFSNNETIEEIPTADVKYMLLPFMLGSLALKLTNNGNRLDVVKTAEVYFRDYLQRCKDYGLADHTIPPVYTDSEETTTQATMDFSLMARRRAEKIKNYKEQKLMESQLQLLKEQNERESEDDEMRRKYIVSLLKYNIGKALEELDSLQAEMRILHYKLKHENKDNPENAKSQKLKPKPLTPIIITKNELQKQVFGAGYPSLPTMTVEEFCQQRINDGIWHLPTADNTKCLQQPSEASEPEQEDKEDKINEEQKENERQRLNARDEYKDDHRRGWGNRHNRS
- the LOC132943473 gene encoding immunoglobulin-binding protein 1b-like isoform X2 → MKILEHTTQLVSAAGMFSNNETIEEIPTADVKYMLLPFMLGSLALKLTNNGNRLDVVKTAEVYFRDYLQRCKDYGLADHTIPPVYTDSEETTTQATMDFSLMARRRAEKIKNYKEQKLMESQLQLLKEQNERESEDDEMRRKYIVSLLKYNIGKALEELDSLQAEMRILHYKLKHENKDNPENAKSQKLKPKPLTPIIITKNELQKQVFGAGYPSLPTMTVEEFCQQRINDGIWHLPTADNTKCLQQPSEASEPEQEDKEDKINEEQKENERQRLNARDEYKDDHRRGWGNRHNRS